A window of Nomascus leucogenys isolate Asia chromosome 19, Asia_NLE_v1, whole genome shotgun sequence genomic DNA:
ctcacgcctgtaatcccagcactttgggaggccgaggcgggcagatcacttgaggtcaggagttcgataccagcctggccaccatggtgaaaccctgtttctactaaaaatacaaaaattagccagacgtggtggctaatgcctgtaatcccagctattcgagaggttgaggcaggagaatcgcttgaacctgggaggcagaggttgcagtgagccgagatcccaccattgcactccatcctgggcaagatTATAATGGGGCTATAATTtcccatgttggcaggctggtctcaaactcctgacctcaggtgatccacctgcctcggcctcccaaagtgcggggattacaggcgtgagccaccgcgcctggccccaaagtgatcttttaaaaCCTAAGTCAGAGAATATAACTTTCCTGATGAAAATCCTCCACTGGCTTCCAATTGCCGTTATAATCCAAACTCTTTCAGTACTCTCCAAGATCCTGCGGGATGGGCTACGCCTGACTCTCCAATCTGATCTCTGCCACTCTGCAAATTCTCCATCCCGGGTTCGCTGGACCTTTCTCCAGCTCCCACCAGCAAAtagctctcctgcctcagagccCGTACTTGCAGTTACTTTTGCCTGGACTCAAGGCTGCTGACTACGCTGGCATCAAATATCACCTCTTCATAGAGGCTGTCTCTGACCACACAGAGTAAAGCAGCCCTTCACTTTCAAGTCATCGCCATgacctttttgttgttattgttgttttcttccCACAGCCTTACAACCATCTAAAGCTATCTTATGTTATTTTTTGCTTTCGTAGTTATTGTCTTTCCCACTGTAATATAAGCTTCGGGAAGTCCCAGACCCAATGTACTCCTTATAGTACTCGGCACACAGGAGGCACCCCATAAATATGGGCTGACCGAATAAATCCAGCAGCTGCGCACACAGGCATATAGATAGATGcacgtttttttgttgttgttgttttgttttttaacagtttCCTTCTGGAGGCCACGGTTAGCGCTAAGAAGAGAGCATTGGCAGTCACAGATACAATCCGAGGACGAGACAGAGACCCGACCCCGGCGCAAATAAAATAGGCTGAAAGAAACGGGAGAGACAGCTCCAGGGTGAGTTCCAGAGAGACAGACCCAGATAGACTAAGGCCGAGACCGAGATTCACTCAGCGAACCTGAGCCCCGAGCCCGCAGGCCCCGGCAGCGATCGCGGACAGAGCCAGGAGGTGGAAAGCGGAGGGAGGAGGAGCGCGCCGGAAGGGAGCGGACCGCGGGGCGCCCCGCCGCCCCGCCCagcctccccgccccgccccgctcaCAAGTGGTCGCCGCAGGTGGCTGTGCGCCCCCCCGCCCGCCCTCGGGCCCGACGCGTGCGGGATCAAAGCGGCCGGGAAGGGGCGGGGAGGGTAGGTGGCAGGAACCTGGAGGTGTTAGCGAGCTTCCCAGGGGATGGCAGGAGCGTGGGAGCGCAGAGTCCCGGGAGCCGACAGAGACTCGGAGAGACGACGAGATACCAGAGACCCGAGACAGCCAGAGGCGGAGATGCAGACGCCAAGACGCGGAGAGACGCGGAATCAGATGCGGAGGGTCGAGACCACCGACACCCAGAGAGACCCAGGGCAGAAGTCGCTGAAGATCTGGAAAAAACGTGAGAGATACAGAGATGGAGAAGCTAAGAGGCACTCAGAGACCCGGAAAGGAGGCGAGACAAAAAAAGGCATAGACCCATAGGCTTAAGAAAAGGAAGCGTGCTTCAGAGAGAACGGAAAATAACAGAGGAAGAGAGGTGGAAAGAACAAGGGATTTAGAGTGGGGGGCGGGGAGACCTGGCCCCTCCCCCGCGGGGTGCCGAGAGGACCCCCGGGGCAGGGATCCGAGCACGGTGTAGTTTCTCAGGGTCACGCCTGCGGAGGTGCGGGCCGGGGGCGGAGGGAGGGGGGTGTGGAGGCTGCAGGGCCcccaggctgggaggaggggagtgTGAGGGCGTGCAGAATTGGAGTTTAGGCCTGGGGCTGCAAACTCTGCTATAGTCAAAAGGCTAAGATTAATATTTGGTAGAAATATTTAAGTGAAGATGTTTCTTAGAAATGCTACCAAAtatattattctctttttgaagggaagaaaagaaaaccatactTGTGCATTGGCCGGGAATCGAACCCGGGCCTCCCGCGTGGCAGGCGAGAATTCTACCACTGAACCACCAATGCGCGGCTTACAGGTTTTACCGGGATCCTATCTGAGATTGTAAGAGGTTGCGGCGGAGTGGGACAGGCAACGGCGTAGGCCAGGGAAGTGGTCCCGAATGGTTGACGTGGGTGGAGCGCCAAGTCATCCTTCCTCTGGTCCGGATCCGGCCACCGGGCCATAAAGCCGCCCCATATGGCCAGGGGCGGCCCCACACCCGGGTGCGAACAGCCGGGGGCCCCCAGCCTCGCGTGCAGGTGAGAAAAATTCAGCCCGAGCCCAGGTTCCCAAGGAGGGGGGCGGCGAGGGCTGTTGGGGACACACATTTGCGTTTCCATTTGGCTGAAGGACAGAGAGGTGGGATGTGCTGGGGGCCCTGATCCCAAATGGGAGCCCCCTCCTCAAGGTCTGTGCCTCTCCCGGCTCGGGCTATGGCAAGAAAGGCTCCGTGACAAAGCCAAGGTGCGGAGGGCCGTTGGGAGGGCTTGAAGGAAACCCCACTGGTCTCTGACTTCACAGCTTTCTTCCGTCTCGGTCTGCAACCCCGTCTTTCCGTGTCTTTATCCCTGGCAACCTGGCTGTCCCGTTCAGTTTCTGATTTATCTTCCCAGGCACTTTGTCCTGAAGCCCCCGAGTGGTCAGGCATCGTTCTGCGGAGGGTCATGCTCTTAGTTTGAGGTGGGTGTTGATCCCTTTTTTGTATCCCTTGCTTTCCCCTTGGTAAAACTGCCTGCTCCCTGCTACCCTACAGTCACCAGGGGCCTCCAGAAGCAAGCAATGCGGGCACACTTGCGTGAGGTGTCCTATCAGCCGCACTCCTGAATCTCCTATGACTAGTTTTGAATCAAATACTTGTACTGTAAGTGGAAAGACCTCTCCACTCCTACCTATGTTTCAAAGACTTGCTCCCTCTGCCTTGAAGTTCCTCCTCAGTCCAGCCATCCTCAAGGAGACCTTTTCCCGGAGCACCTACTTCACTGGGCTTCTGTAATAGCTACTTGGTGTCACATGGTCTTTTCCATTAGATCCTGCAGGGATAAGCTGGGTCTCTCCTGCGTATCTCACTATGACTCGCCCGAGCCTAGACCAGTGCCCTGTCCGCATAGTGGGCGCGCAGATGTTCGGGGACTTGAATGTAACTGGCTTAGATAGAAGAGAGCGCCTCTCCAACCTCCCGGCAGAGCTTCGGTTGAGTCGGACAGATTCACCCAGCACAGTCGGGTTGCTCCCTGTCTCGACTAGGAAGCGAACTTCGGAGATGATGTATAAAATTCAGCCTGGGGGCTGAGAGGTACTAACTTCTATTTCAGGGTTAGTGAGGGTACAGTAAGCCTCCGAGAAAGCTGCAATTCTGGAGGAACTCTGAATTTCATCCCCAAGCGAGCTCTGCCCCTAATAGCCTCCTGCCTTCAGCTGGGTCCCGCCTCCTTATACAGCCTTATGGTCCGTAAACCAGCCAGTGTCCCCATTCACCCCTCACTTCCCACACTCCCAGGCCagtttctctcctcccctccccccttcaCTTCTCCTCTTTCCGGGAGCCTCGTGCCGGGTCCTAGAGGGGCAGAATCCGGGTGCCGAAGGGGGCGGGGTCGGGTCCTATCCCTCCTACCCTGGGGCCGCGGAATATAAGGTTCCAGGCGAGCAGGGACCCGGTCCACACAGGGTCTGGAGGAGCAATGGTCACCCGGGATCGAGCTGAGAATAGGGACGGCCCCAAGGTGAGAGGCGGGAGGGGAGGGAGCAGAGGTCCCTGGTTTGGCCAGGGGACTGGGCCCCTGACGCCGTCGGTCTGGAGAGAGGCTGGGGACTCAGGGGTGGAGGGGAGCGGTGCTCCAGAACTCCAGgagccaggagctggagaggaaGCTGCAAAATATGAAGAAGGGGACAGGGGTCAGAGCCAGACCTGAGTGGGCGGCGGAAACATAGGACTAGGGGCCTCGGTAATGGGTGTCGGCACCTTGTGGCCTGGGGAGGGGGCCGGTGTTCGAGTAAAATAAGCAAGTAGAGGGCAGAGccaagggaggagggtggggacgAAAAGAGAAGAGGATAGGCACTTGCTCCACTCTGGCTGTGAGCCGGGCGGGGCTGGCCCAAGGCGGTCTTGTAGAGAAGGTCCCGGGGCGCGTTGGTTCCAGAGGTCCCAGACTGGTGGAAGATTTTAGGAGAACCGTGGAGAAGGTGAAGGCCTGGAGGGTTTTGAGGGAGAGGAGGCGGCGCGGTGGCGCTAGGTATCTCCCTTTCTATACTCAGGGCCGCCAGCTCTGAGCCCGGCACCGTGCGGCGCACGTGCCTGCGCGCAGAGAGTCCCCAAAGTTCTCCACTGAGACAAAGAGAAACTGCACGAGACGGAGACgtagagagaaaagaggaggagagacacagagaggggaggagggaggacgAGACTGAGAGAGGAGAATGCGAAGATCCAGGGAGGCGAGCTACAGAAACTGATCTAGGGGCATTGGGAGGGGGAGCGGAGAGGGATCGAATGGGGCCGGCCCTAGGCAATCTGGGGTCTTGGGGCCGGGGTGGAAGCCGGGCTCTCCCAGCGGCGGGATCCGATGCCGGCGCGGCCGCACTGAGTCTCGGTCCGGTCGGCCCGCTCTCCTTTTCCCGCTGGTCGCAGATGCTGAAGCCGCTTGTGGAGAAGCGGCGCCGGGACCGCATCAACCGCAGCCTGGAAGAgctgaggctgctgctgctggagcgGACCCGGGACCAGGTCAGTCCCTCCGCTAGCCCCGGGTCCCCAAGCTTCCCGTTTCCGCGTCCCAGGGCTTCCCACTGGGGTGGGGACACAAGCTTGGTTGGCAACCCTGGCCCCAAGGCATCCTCACCCGAGTCCCGCCTTTGGAATTCCATCCCAGACCCCCACTCGCTCTCAGAACTCGATCTTCTTCGTCACCCCTCGGGTCTGTAAGTTTCACGCCTGGTTCTGTAAATTTCGCTCCCGGGGTCGGTCAGTTTCACCCTTTGGGTCTCTAAGTGTCcgcttccccctcccccacagccAGCTTCCGATCAGCCAGCTTCTCTTCTGTCGGGTGGTTAATTTCATTCCCTGGGTTGCGGTTTCAAATCTCCTCCTCACGCGTTCGGCATTGGTTCCAACCCCTCGGACTGGACAGTTTCGTCTCAGGGTGGGCCAGGACTTTCCTTGGTCATCTCCACTCCGCATTTGGTCGCGCGTTCTGTGCGCAGTGCGCAAATGCGATCGGGGGCACTCCCAGCTCCCGCATCCGCCCCTCCCTTTTTCCCCCTGCCACTTTccccctttctccccacccctttCTGTCTCTGCGCCCTCCCCTTCCGTCTGTAGAACCTCCGGAACCCGAAGCTGGAGAAAGCGGAGATACTGGAGTTCGCCGTGGGCTACTTGAGGGAGCGAAGCCGGGTGGAGCCCCCGGGTACAGCGCGGGGGTGGGGcagcggagggagggaggggggacgCCAGGAGGCTCCAGCCGGGGCAGAGCGGGCGGACCCTGCGGTGGATGGTGGGCTTGGGGAGTGGCCGGTTTTGCTCCGAGGCGAGGTTAATAACACCCGCgcgtgtctgtctctgtgtctccctcattttctccctctctccgtCCATCTGGCTTCCTGTCTCTGTGCGCCTGTCCGGCCTTGGTGTCTCTGCGCCCCGCCCCTTCCCTCACCCCTGCTGGGCCCCTGTCCTGCCCACCTGTGCTCCCGCCGGCCGCACCCGCCGCCGCGGCTCCAGGGGTTCCCCGGTCCCCAGTCCAGGACGCCGAGGCGCTCGCCAGCTGCTACTTGTCCGGTTTCCGCGAGTGCCTGCTTCGCTTGGCGGCCTTCGCGCACGACGCCAGCCCGGCCGCCCGCGCCCAGCTCTTCTCCGCGCTGCACGGCTACCTGCGCCCCAAACCGCCCCGGCCCAAGCCGGTAGATCCGAGGCCTCCAGCGCCGCGCCCATCCCTGGACCCCGCCGCACCGGCCCTTGGCCCCGCGCTGCACCAGCGCCCCCCAATGCACCAGGGCCCCCCTAGCCCGCGCTGT
This region includes:
- the HES7 gene encoding transcription factor HES-7 isoform X1, which gives rise to MGPALGNLGSWGRGGSRALPAAGSDAGAAALSLGPVGPLSFSRWSQMLKPLVEKRRRDRINRSLEELRLLLLERTRDQNLRNPKLEKAEILEFAVGYLRERSRVEPPGVPRSPVQDAEALASCYLSGFRECLLRLAAFAHDASPAARAQLFSALHGYLRPKPPRPKPVDPRPPAPRPSLDPAAPALGPALHQRPPMHQGPPSPRCAWSPSLCSPRAGDSGAPAPLTGLLPPPPPPHRQDGAPKAPPPPPPAFWSPWP
- the HES7 gene encoding transcription factor HES-7 isoform X2; translation: MLKPLVEKRRRDRINRSLEELRLLLLERTRDQNLRNPKLEKAEILEFAVGYLRERSRVEPPGVPRSPVQDAEALASCYLSGFRECLLRLAAFAHDASPAARAQLFSALHGYLRPKPPRPKPVDPRPPAPRPSLDPAAPALGPALHQRPPMHQGPPSPRCAWSPSLCSPRAGDSGAPAPLTGLLPPPPPPHRQDGAPKAPPPPPPAFWSPWP